In Planctomycetaceae bacterium, the genomic window CGCGGGACACGGTCACGTAAAACTGTTTGGCGTTGATGGCCGGCAGAGATTCCGATCCCATCGCCGCCATGGCAATCTGCCGGTCCTTGCCCTGACTGGCGTGGCTGGTGACGACATAGCCCAGATCCAGATGACCGTAGCTGCGATCGACCGTCATGCCGCTCTTCAGGATCAGATGGCCGTTTCGGTCGAAGCCCTGCACTTCATCGAGTCGACCGTTGCTGATGCGTCGCTTGCCGTCGTGCGACGTGCCGCCGAGACTGAACCTCAGCTTATCACCGACGGCGATGCCCAGCTTGCTTTCGCGGTAGACCTCGAACCGATCCGGGGAATCCAGCGGCAGGAACTTCCGGCCGCCATCGGCCAGTGACGTCAGCTCGACGCTGTTGCCCTGAATCCCGTTCACGCGAAACCGCTCGCCGCGCCGGAAGCCGGGCAGGTTCTGATGGAACTGCACGACCAGGTCATCGCGGCCGGAGTAGCTGGCGGCGTCGCCCTTCTGAGCTTCCGACAGATTCAGTGACCGGAGCTGTGTCACGCTGTGTTCATCGGTCGCCAGCGATCCGTTCTCCCGCAGCTTTGAGCGAATCGTTGCGGTGACCGCCCGGGCTTCGGCGTGCGTGGGAGCCACGATCAGCGACGACTTTCCCTTGCGGGCCGTTTTCAGGTACTGCTTGGCCAGCAGCTCGTGGCGTTCGTCGTGCCGGATTTCTTTGATCCTGCCCATGCGGTCGAGCATGTCGAAACCGGCCAGCAGCCCCGTCTTCCCGCTGCGTGCATCAACCACTTCGTGTCCCCGGCTGATCATGGCCACGGCCCTGCGATAGCGGCCCTTCTGCCGCTGGATTGCTTCGACGCGGGCGACGTTCAGACCGGCTTCCCGTTCGAGCAGCTTCATCGCTTCGCCCCGCCCCGGCGACGAATGCTGCCGCGTGTCTCCGGAAAGGACGACGCGGCAGTTCTGTTCCTTCGCCACGCGGAAGATGCCGTTCATCGATCTCACATCCAGCAGCCCGGCTTCGTCGATCCACAGCACCTGATCCTTCACTTCGGCCTGAAGCTGCGTGTTTCGCAGCAGGTGCTCGACCGTCTGAGCGTTCTGGAAACCCTTGTCCTGCAGAACCTCGCGGGCACCGGAGGAGGGAGCAAACGCGAAGACGGCTTTCCCATGGCCCCGGATCGCATCCGCCGCTTCCTGCATCAGCGATGACTTTCCGGTGCCGGCTCCTCCCGTCACGGCCGTGACCGTATCCCGCGACGTCAGCACGTGCTTGACCGCGTCCTTCTGCTGATCGTTCAGCCAGTCGCGGCGGAACTCGTATTCGGCCGAACCGATGGCCCGGCGGGTTCCGCGACCTTCGCGAGCGAAGCCGATCATCTGCTTCTCGGCGTTGAGTACTTCCCGTGTGGTGATGAACTGCCGGTCAGCCCCGTGAACATTGCGGCTGCGTTGAATGACGGGCATCCGGTCCAGCGTGCGTTCCATGGTTTCCGGCGACAGCGTCACCGCGTGTTCCAGAGCCGTGCCGACAATCTGATGCCGCTCAACCGTCGACAGCCGGTGCAGGTGATGGTCGAGTGCATACTTCAGCGACTTCTCCGCCCGCTGCTGTTCCATGCCGGCGGAACCGCGGTCGCTCTGGTCCTGCAATCGACCGAATGCGTTCCGTTCTTCCTGCGTCAGCCGCGACTTCCATTCCACCCGCAGCCGGTCGATGGACGTGCCCTTGTCCTTCTTCTCGCGAGTGACCGCTCCCAGCTTTCCCTTCTCGGCCTTGTCCGTAATGCCGCGTTCTTTCGCCGCCGTTTCCACCTGTTCGGTGCGGCGGGAGAACTTCTCGATCGTGCTGCGTTCCAGTCCCTGAATCTCCCAGCCCAGCTTCGTCCGGCCGGACTGCTCATACGACATCCGGCCGACGCGGTACCCGAGTTCATGCTGCAGCCGGTGAGCCAGCCGGGCTTCAAACTTCGCCTGCAGAGCCGGCCGCTGCCGGACGATCTCCTCCATTTCGCCGGCGTAGTGCTTCCCGTCCTGTTCGGTCCAGTTGATGACGAAGGCATGCACGTGCAGATGCGGGTCAGGCCGGCCGTCGACGGGTCGCGACGTCTTGTGCAGGAAATCAGCGTACACCAGCTTTCCCGTGGGAGTCCGCTGCTTCGAAGCCGCATGTTCGCCATGACGCACGCGACGCATCATCAGCGGTTCCACATCACGCTCCATCGTTTCGCGAACCGTCTGCCGCAGTGCCTCCACAATCCGCTCGTCGCCGTTGATGGCCCACGCCAGCGACACGGATTTCGGTACCGAAAAGGTCAGATCCATCCCCGGCCGCCGGTCACTGCGGCTCCGCTGCGTCAGAGCCGCCCCGGTTTCCGGATGCTTCCCGCCGAGCAGTGCCCCGAACTGTCCCCGCGTGACATCCGCACCCCGCTCCAACCCCAGCAATTCCGCCCCGCGACCATGCCACTGCCCGGAAACCTCCTGCCCCAGGTAATAGTCCCCCTGAGTCAAAAC contains:
- the mobF gene encoding MobF family relaxase; translated protein: MLIATQSKSVSHTLKYFDAVLTQGDYYLGQEVSGQWHGRGAELLGLERGADVTRGQFGALLGGKHPETGAALTQRSRSDRRPGMDLTFSVPKSVSLAWAINGDERIVEALRQTVRETMERDVEPLMMRRVRHGEHAASKQRTPTGKLVYADFLHKTSRPVDGRPDPHLHVHAFVINWTEQDGKHYAGEMEEIVRQRPALQAKFEARLAHRLQHELGYRVGRMSYEQSGRTKLGWEIQGLERSTIEKFSRRTEQVETAAKERGITDKAEKGKLGAVTREKKDKGTSIDRLRVEWKSRLTQEERNAFGRLQDQSDRGSAGMEQQRAEKSLKYALDHHLHRLSTVERHQIVGTALEHAVTLSPETMERTLDRMPVIQRSRNVHGADRQFITTREVLNAEKQMIGFAREGRGTRRAIGSAEYEFRRDWLNDQQKDAVKHVLTSRDTVTAVTGGAGTGKSSLMQEAADAIRGHGKAVFAFAPSSGAREVLQDKGFQNAQTVEHLLRNTQLQAEVKDQVLWIDEAGLLDVRSMNGIFRVAKEQNCRVVLSGDTRQHSSPGRGEAMKLLEREAGLNVARVEAIQRQKGRYRRAVAMISRGHEVVDARSGKTGLLAGFDMLDRMGRIKEIRHDERHELLAKQYLKTARKGKSSLIVAPTHAEARAVTATIRSKLRENGSLATDEHSVTQLRSLNLSEAQKGDAASYSGRDDLVVQFHQNLPGFRRGERFRVNGIQGNSVELTSLADGGRKFLPLDSPDRFEVYRESKLGIAVGDKLRFSLGGTSHDGKRRISNGRLDEVQGFDRNGHLILKSGMTVDRSYGHLDLGYVVTSHASQGKDRQIAMAAMGSESLPAINAKQFYVTVSRGSEDVAIYVDDKAKIRQAIARSGDQLSATELVTGAQRNAAEADREPQHVREAHGLRGFGMFRSFRDRLQQWWNDRRDRQPPREPPSPSPQPDTGRSLSLFPTPSPGRS